The genomic DNA CACAGCACTCCAACTACCTTTCTGTCTCTGTAATAATCTGTATGCTGATTTCACAGTATAGATACCAGAATCCTCCAAACTCCAGAATAGAGTATCTTCCTGATGTGTTACAGATAATGGGACATTTAATACACAAACTTGGTCCCTTTCATTGAGAACATCAGATAACACTTCTAAGTCCCATTCTTTCTTGTCAATGCACAAAAGAGAGGCTACCACATTGTTTTGCAAAGGTTCAGGCGCTGAGGTTACATAAGGATTGTCCGTATTGTACAACCAAGGTTGGTCAAGAATTGGAATACTCTTACCATCCCCAACTCTCCAGCGTACTCAATCTAGCAGTAACTTTCTTGCTTCCAAAAGGCTTCTCCAGATGAAACTGGGGTTATGCCCAATTGTCGAAGCGAAATATCTAGCTTTATATAGCCTGGAAACTAAACTGTCTGGCCTCGTAATCATCCTCCAAAGTTGTTTGCCTAACATAGCAACATTGAAATCATGAAAGTTGCGAAATCCCATGCCGCCAGAATTCTTGTGCTTGGACAGTCTATCCCAACTCATCCAATTAATTTTTGATGTGCTTGTCTGACTCGAATGCCACCAGGACTTTGTTAAACATTTCTCAATACTTTTTGTAATATCCAAGGGGAGCAAAAAAACATTCATGGCATACACTGGAAGTGATTGTGCCGCTTGCTTCACTAAAATTTCCTTGCCAGATCGAGAGATATAATTTGCGTCCCAACTTAGAATCTTCGTATAAACTCTGTCTTTTAAAAATCCAAGAAGGGCTGATTTGTTTCTGCCAATAATATTGGGGAGTCCCAGGTAAGTTGACTTCTCGTTGGCTTCTGACATTAGAAGCGTTTGACAGATCAGCTCTCTGTTATAGCTTATGACATTTGTGCTGTaaaatattgaggatttagccTTGTTCACCTGCTGTCCCGAGGCTCTTTCATAAATTTCCAATAATTCTAAGACCTTCAAAGCCTCCTGAGCATCAGCTTTTCCGCGAACAGCATATGACTAATAGTGGGAGCCTTTCCGCAGATTTTAATCCCATGAATCAGACTTTGCATTTCATATCTTCTCAAAAGTGCAGACAAACCTTCAGCACAGATGATAAATAAATAGGAGGATAATGGATCGCCTTGGCGAATCCCTCGAGTAGGATGTATAGGATCTAGTTCATGCTCACCGTGATTGATAGAATAAACAACCGTGGTAACACATTGGAGAACAAGATGAACCCACCACTGAGAGAAGCCCATTTTTAGCATGATAGCTTTTAAAAAATTCCACTCTATGCGGTCATATGCCTTGCACATATCAAGTTTTAAGGCCATATAACCATATTTACCAACTTTTCTCCCTTTCAAGTAGTGCATGATCTCGTAGGAAATCATGATGTTATCCGAGATAAGTCGATCTGGAATAAAAGCACTTTGTGTAGTTGATACAACTGTATCCAATAACCCTTTCATTCCGTTTGCCATCACCTTTGTTATGACCTTCATCAGGACATTACACAGAGCTATCGGCCTTAGCTCCCCTACTACTGTTGGATTTTTCTTTTTCCTCCCCTACTACTGTTGGATTTTTCTTTTTCGGGATTAGAACAATACTCGTGTCATTTAGGCCCTTCAACACATTTCCTGTAGAAAAAAATTGCTGGTTAGATTATAAATATCTTCACCAACAATATTTCAATGCCTTTGAAAGAATGTCGGGGTCATACCGTCCGGCCCCGGCGCTTTATCTGGGTGTATCTGAAAAAGTGCTACTTTCACCTCCTCCTTTGAAACTTCTTTATTTAATTCCAAGTTCTGATCCTGAGATATGGAATGAGGAACACAATCGATGACCTGATCATACTCCACAGGCGCTACAGTAAACAAGTCCGTATAGAAGGTCTGAATGAGAGCTTTCAAACCATCTTGCCAATCAACCCATTGTCCCGAGTCATTTTTCAGTTTGCTTATAAGATTTATCCGCTGTCTTTTGTTACATGTTGCATGGAAATATTTCGTATTTTTGTCCCCTGCATTCAGCCATAGCTGCTTCGAGCGTTGACGCCAAAAGATCTCCTTTTGGTCAAGAATTAGGAAAAGTTGATGTTTTGCGTCCTTGTACTCTTTGACTGACTGTGCATCTCGTTTTCTTCTGAGCCTTTTCAAAATCTGGTGATACTCTCTGATTCTTCTATTAAAATATCATGTAATCTCATTTCTCCAAACAACAAGATTCTCTGCACACGATTTAAATTTCTGGTGGATATCAGACTGCATACACGTCTCCCAGTTATCTCGAGCAATAAAGCTACACAGAGGCTCCGTCAACCATGCATTTTCAAAACGAAATGCTTCTTCCTCGCACCTGTGATTCTGCAAACTAATCCAAGAGATATAGCACTGTGATCGGAAGGCGAGCCTTCCAAATTATAAAGTTTTGCATAAGGAAATAGGTCAAACCAATTCGTTGTAGCCATGGCGCGATCCAAGCGAATTTCTAAAAATGAGTCGGTATCCCTACCTCTTTCCCAAGTAAAGGGATGACCATACAAATCAATATCTTTCAAGCCAACATCCTCCAGAGTGTCATTAAATCCGTCTAACAACCATTGAGGGTAATGAGCCCCTCCTTTTTTATTCGTCTGGGACCTAATATTGTTCATATCACCTATAATACACCATGGTAGATTAGAATCTCTAGAAAGATTTCGAAGAAGATCCCACGTTCTTTTTCTTTGACTCCTGTTAGGCTCTCCATAGAAACCTGTTAAACGCCATGGTTGAGACCTATTTCAAAGAATTTCCACATCAATGTGGTTCTGTGACATACTAAGGAGTTTAACATGATCCTACTCTTTCCAAAGCATGGCCAGTCCCCCACCGCGTCCTTGTGCTTCTACTGTTAATAATCCTTGAAAACCAATACTTTTTCTCACCCCATCCATCTTGTTTGTGGTACTTAACGTTTCACATAAAAATACAACGTCGGGCCTTTGTTGACGTATAACGTCCTTTAGGAACTGAATTTTCCGAGGTGGCCCGATACCTTGGCAGTTCCAGCTGATAACATTCATGAGGACTGGCGGGCCTGCAAGGCAGTACCCGCCAAATGCACGTTTTTTTGGTTCTGATTTTCCTCCTGTACACTGTCAGTCATCTCTTCTTCTTCTGGACAGTTGACTATATTTTTAGTTGGGCTTTGTATCGCATGGGCCACTCTTCTTCTTTTTAGATCCGTAATGATTATCTCATTAGTATCAATATTATTTTCAAATTCGATACTTTGAGATATTGATTTATTTGCTGATAAAAATGTCCCTCCTTTCACTCCTTGATTCTCGCTTGCAGGTGCCGAAATTCCCTGCGAGTTGTTAGTTGTATCTACTCTGTTTCCATCTTTTCTGTATTTCAGTTGTTATTATCTCGGCATCTGATTTATCACTGACTTCGCCTTCTACCTTGTTCGCCGGATTTGCACTGCCGGGCCTCAGCCACTTGCTACCCATAATATGAGATCGTCTCTTTGAATATGCCCACATCCAGATTCCGTACGGTTTTTCCACTTCTCCTTCCTGAGCATCAAACAGTTTATCGCAGAACTTGTCACTGTGACCGATTATCCCACAGATAAAGCAAAAAGTGGGAAAAACTTCATATTTGAAATAAACCCAACACCATTCAGTAGCATTTTTCCGAAGCTTCATTCTCCTTTTTAATGGAGTATCTAAAGGAATTGATACTCTAACTCAAAAATGATCTCTCTAAACTCCCACAAAGTTGTTTACGTCAGACTCCACGAATTTACCAATATGATTCCCAACATCTGTCACTACGCGCTGGGATATGAACCCACTTCCTATGCCATGTAACTGCACCCAGACTCCAGAGTTCCAAATTGTTTATACTCAACGTTTTAGGATCCGCCCCCTCTGTTAGTCTCTCAAAAACTAAGTGAAAACGGCCAAATGTACATGGACTCCCATCACAAACCCGTTTAATATCAATTTCATGataaaattgaaaaagaaaacGATTTGAATCTAGTTGCTTCACA from Apium graveolens cultivar Ventura chromosome 5, ASM990537v1, whole genome shotgun sequence includes the following:
- the LOC141661216 gene encoding uncharacterized protein LOC141661216, translating into MDGVRKSIGFQGLLTVEAQGRGGGLAMLWKESQPWRLTGFYGEPNRSQRKRTWDLLRNLSRDSNLPWCIIGDMNNIRSQTNKKGGAHYPQWLLDGFNDTLEDVGLKDIDLYGHPFTWERGRDTDSFLEIRLDRAMATTNWFDLFPYAKLYNLEGSPSDHSAISLGLVCRITGDKNTKYFHATCNKRQRINLISKLKNDSGQWVDWQDGLKALIQTFYTDLFTVAPVEYDQVIDCVPHSISQDQNLELNKEVSKEEVKVALFQIHPDKAPGPDGNVLKGLNDTSIVLIPKKKNPTVVGEEKEKSNSSRGAKADSSV